The DNA window CCGGATCCTTCCTTATGGAGGAGCCTGGATTTGAGGTCGAGCAGGGCATCCAGGTTGCCCCCGGTGCCCACGCAGAGCTCGATCTTTTGGCCGGACAATTTGGCGTTGAAACGGCGCCGGGCGGCCTCCACGTATTCCTGGACCATGTGGTTGAATTTCTTCTCGCCGTATTTTTCCTTTTCCAGGACCTGCAGGAGACGGACGGCCCCCATCTGGAAGCTCTCGGCGGCCAGGATCTTGCCGTTGCGGGCCAGGGTGATCTCGACGCTGCCGCCGCCGATGTCCACCAGCATGGCGGTGCGCCCCTCCAGGGGGATCTTCTTGGAGACGGCCAGGTAGACCAGCAGGGCCTCTTCCTCGCCTGTGATGGTCTTGAGCTCGATCCCGGTGGCCTGGAAGACCTTCTTGATGAAGACGTCCCGGTTCTTCGATTCGCGAAGGGCGCTGGTGGCCACGGCCCGGGTCTTGAGGACGCGATTCTGGTCGATCACCTCGCGGAAGTGGCGGAAGGCTTCCAGGGCCCGTTGGGTGGTTTCCTTCGTTATATAACCCTTGGTGAAGACATCCTGACCGAGGCGGACCGGCTCCCGAAGGTCCTCGACCACGTGGAGCTGGCGGTTATGGTCCATGAATCCAATGGCCAGCCGCATGGCGTTGGAACCGACATCGATGGAGCAAAGGGTGGGCATCAGGGGCCTTCTCGAGGGTTGGGACTGAAAAGGCCGTATTTTATCAGGAAAAAAAGGGCGGGCATGGAGATCAATGTTAAATCTTCAGGATTTTAGGGCCTTTTTGTCCTTCCTTTGTTTTCGGGGCTTTAATGGCCGCTTTACCGTTCGGAAACATAGGGGCCCTAGCCTTCTCCCAACGAAAAGGGGGAACTTTGGCCTCGGGGATCCTGCAAAAAGTCACGGCTTGGGATGGGCGGCTCTTTGAGCGCGTCTTCGACAACGCCCATCGCCGCTTCTGGAAAGCGTTCTTCCGGGTCCTTTCCCACAGCGCCGAAAGTTATTCCTTCCTGATCCTCGGGTTCCTGGGCGTTCTTTTGCGGCCGGAAACACTGCCATGGGTCATGGCGGGAATGATCGGGTTCGCGTTGGAGCTTTCCGCCTATTACCTCCTCAAAAAGAACATCAAACGGCCAAGGCCCTTCGTTCAAAGACCGAACGTTCATTTCCATATCGTCCCGCCCGATGAATTCTCTTTTCCTTCCGGCCATACGGGCGCGGCCTTCCTGATGGCGGTCCTTATTTCGGGCGCATTCCCGTTCCTGATGGTCCCGGCGGTCCTTTGGGCCTGCCTGGTGGGTTTTTCAAGGGTGTTCCTGGGCGTCCATTATCCGACCGATGTGGTGGCCGGGATGGTCCTGGGGGTCAGCAGCGCCTTCGCCGGGATCCATTGGGTGCATTCGCTTCTTTCGTAGAGCTGGTTTTCTTTTGGTAGGTCCATCCAAACTTAACCCGGATTTAACCTTGGTGAAATGTTTCGAGGGACCCCTACCTGTAGAGTTCGCCCAGATTTTTTCCTGAAGTGGGTCTAGGTCCCGGAAGTCTCCTGACGTGGGTAATCATCAAGGAGGCCGGGCCGCCCGGTCCTTAGATGATGTTGGAAGGCTAAGCCACCCCCACACCCCGCCTTCGACCTGGGAACTGATGAACCCGTTTCGGGGAGAGCCGTAAAAAAACAAGATCTAAGGAGAGGTTATGAAACGCTTTTGGTTGCTGGCGCTTTTGATGGCCGGAATGCTGGCGTTGCCCCTGGGCTCGTCCGCTTCCGCCCAAGATGAAGGTACGTCCATGGACGATATCAATTCGGCGTTGGGCAGCATGTCCGCCCACATGAACGACATTGATAAGCAGTTGAAACTGAAGTTCTTCGGGGATGTTCGTCTTCGTTACGCCTTCATCGCCCAAAGCTCGAGCACGGCTGGGACCACGATCGCCGACCAGAGCCTGGGTCGGTATCGCGCCCGCTTCGGGGCCGCGATGACTTCCGGGGATTTCACTGGGAAGATCCGGATCGCCACTGGCTCGAACAATTCCCCTTGGTCGCAGAACAATACTTTTGACACTGGTATGGTCACCCCGTTCTTGACGATCGATACCGCTCAGATCGATTGGAAGCCGAGTTTCGCGAACGGCATGTTGCTTGTCACCGCCGGCAAAATGGGGAACCCTTTGACGAAGTCGGTCATCACCTGGGACCCGGATATCCAACCGGAAGGCGCCTTGATCCAATTCCAGAAGAGCGACTTCACCCTCCGGGCGACCTATTTTGAACTGGTGAACCAAGCTCCGGTCACCATCAATGGGGTTGCCCAAAAATGGGACTTCTTCATGGACAACGTTCAGGCCGAATATGACATCAAGATGGACAAGGATTCCTTGGGCATCATGGTCGGCTACGAGTACATTCCCAATACCACCCTTCTTGCCGCCAATGGATTGGGTTTTGGGTCCACGACCGTTTTCACCTCTGGCGTCACTGACCCGGGTGGTGTTTACCGCGATTTCAACGTGGTGGAAGGGATGTTGACCTTCAAGTCCAAGCTGGGGGATGTCCCCATGAAGTGGACCTTGCACATGACGGACAATCTGAACGGCATGAACCTCCCCATCGCCGGCAATGTCTATAGCTCGACCTTCACCAACCAGTATGCCTGGTTGTTGGGCGTGGACTTTGGCCAGAACAAAGAGGTGGGCGAGTTCGCCGCTGGCGTTTTCGCCGCCCAGGTGGATCCGAATGCCCAGTTGCCTACCCTGGTGGATGACGACTCCGGCCGGACCAATACCCAATATCTGTCGGGATATTGCTCCACCTTGTTGGATCCGGGTGTGACCTTGAAGCTGACCCAGTGGGTCAATGGCAAGGAGTATTACGCTTTGATCAGCACTGCGAGCAAGCACAATCCGGAATTCCGCACTTACCTGGATTGCATCGTCAACCTTTAATCGACTTCATCCTGGGGCCGCCCGGTAGTCAGGGAACCGGGCCGGCCCCCTCTCCCCTCGTTAAAAAGGGGGTTGGCAGGAAGGTTAGTTAACATCCCTGTAACATCTGAAGTACGAACGAGAATTAAAATCCAAACGAGGAGAAGCGAAAATGAAAAATCTGCAAACCATCCTGAAAGGAGCCCTGGCGGCGGCCGTCATGACGGCTACCAGCTTGGCCAACGCCGGTTCCTTGAACGGAGCCGGGGCCACTTTCCCCTATCCCATCTACTCCAAGTGGTTCTATGAGTACAACCAGAAGACCGGGACGGCCATCAACTACCAATCCATCGGGTCCGGCGGGGGCATCCAACAGATGACCAACGGCACCGTGGACTTCGGGGCGTCCGACGCTCCCTTGACCGACGAGCAGGTCGCGAAGATCAAGGACGGTTGCATGCACTTCCCGACGGTCGCCGGCGCGGTGGCCTTGGCCTACAACGTCCCCGGCGTGTCCAGCGGGTTGAAGCTGACCCCGGCCGTCCTGGCCGATATGTACATGGGCGCCATCACCAAGTGGAACGACCCGCAGATCGCCGAGATCAACGAAGGGGTGAACCTTCCTGACCTCAACATCACGGTCGCCCACCGGTCCGATGGAAGCGGAACGACCAACATCTTCACCAACTACCTGACCAAGGTCAGCGTGAAGTGGGCCTCCACGGTCGGCTTCGGCACCGCGGTCAAGTGGCCGGTCGGCGTGGGTGGGAAGGGCAACGAGGGCGTTGCCGGTCTCATCTCGCAGATCCCGGGCACCATTGGCTACGTCGAGTTGGCCTATGCCGTCAAGAACAAGCTCTCCTACGCCATGCTGAAGAACAAGTCGGGCAAGTATGTGGAGCCCACCTTGGCGTCCACCACCGCCGCGGTGGCCGGGGCGAAGATGCCCCCCGATTTCCGCGTGATGATCACCAACGCCTCGGGCGCGGATGCCTACCCCATCTGCGGTTTCACCTGGCTGCTCATCCACAAGAGCTATGGTGAGAAGGCCGCGGACATCAAGGGATTCTTGAACTGGTACCTGACCACGGGTGAGGGAATGGCCTCGGAGCTTTACTATGCGCCGCTGCCTTCCGCCATCATCGACAGGGTGAAGAAGAAAGTCGATCTGATCCAGTAATCGGGAAAAGAGAACATCTTGAACGGTTCGAACGAGTTGACAGGCAACGAGGAGGTCCGGAACCGGACCTCCTCGTTGTTCTTTTTAAAGTCCGGTTTCGCGGACAAGGCCTTTGAGGGTATCACGGCCTTTTTCGCCTTTTTGATCCTTTTCCTCGCCGTTCTGACGGCCTTCACGTTGTGGAAAGCCTCCGCGCCGACCATCGAAAAGATGGGCTGGCAATTCCTCACTTCCTCCGATTGGGACCCGGTCCAAGGGGTCTTCGGTTCCTTGCCTTTCGTCTATGGCACCCTGCTTTCCTCCTTCCTCGCCTTGCTGATCGCAACGCCTTTCGGAATCGGCATCTCCCTTTTCCTCACCGAGCTTTCGCCCATGAAATGGCGGGACCCGGTCGCTTTCCTGATCGAGATATTGGCCGCCATCCCCAGCGTGGTCTATGGGCTTTGGGGCATGTTCCTTCTGGCGCCCTTCATGCGGGTCCATGTGGACCCGATCCTGATGAAGACCGGGCTTCCGTTCTTCAAGGGGCCGTCCACGGGCCTGTCCCTCCTGACCGCCGGCATCATCCTTTCCATCATGATCCTCCCGACCATCACGGCCATCAGCCGGGAGGTGTTCGAGGCCGTCCCGAACCCCTATCGTGAATCGGCCAGGGCCCTGGGAGCCACCCGGTGGGAGACCATCCTGCTGGCCGTGGTGAGCCCCGCGCGGGTCGGGGTCCTGGGCGCCATCATGCTGGCCCTGGGCCGGGCCCTGGGCGAGACCATGGCGGTCACCATGGTGATCGGGAACAACCCCCAGATCGTGGCCGACCTGTTGGCCCCTTCCCACAGCATGGCCAGCGTCATCGCCAATGAATTCTCCGAGGCCACCAGCGACCTGCATATCTCCGCTTTGGCGGAGATCGGCCTGCTCCTGATGGTCATCACACTGGTCTTGAACATCGCCGCGAACCTCCTGGTTTGGGCCACGGCCGCAAAATTCCAGAAATAAGGACCCGAAGATGATCGATCACCAGACCCGCCGCCTTTGGTTGGACCGAGCCATGGTCTTCCTTTGCGGGGCCGCGGCTTTCATCGCGATGATCCCGCTGGTGAGCCTGATCCTTTATGTGTTGGTCCAGGGGGTCCACCGCCTGGACCTCACCTTTTTCACCCATCTGCCGACGCCTGTCGGCGTTCCGGGCGGCGGCATGGGGAACGCCATCCTGGGGACCTTGACGCTGATGCTGGTGGCTTCCTTGCTCGGTCTTCCGATCGGGATCCTGGCCGGGGTCTACCTGTCCGAATACGGGAAGAAGAACAAATTCGCCTGGCTGGTGCGTTTCACCTCGGACGTCCTCTCGGGGGTGCCTTCCATCGTGACGGGCATCGTGGCCTATTCCCTGGTGGTCCGCCCCATGCACGGGTTCTCCGCGCTGGCCGGGGGAGTGGCCCTGGGCTTCATGATGATCCCCATCGTGACCCGGACCACCGAGGAACTGGTGAAGATGGTGCCCCACTCCATCCGGGAAGCCTCCTGGGCCTTGGGCGTTCCCCAATGGCAGACCATCCTGGCCATCGTGATCCGCACCGCCAAGAACGGGATCCTGACCGGGGTCCTGCTTTCCATCGCCCGCATCGCCGGGGAAACGGCGCCCCTGCTCTTCACGTCCTTCAACAACCAGTATTGGCCCCACGGGTTGATCCAGCCCACGGCGTCGTTGACGGTCCAGGTCTTTACCTATTCCATCTCCCCCTTCAAGGACTGGCAGGACCAGGCCTGGACCGGCGCCTTGGTGCTCTTGATACTGGTATTGACCATCAATCTGTCGGCAAAACTCTTTTTCAAGAATCCCAGGAGCGCTTTAAGATAATTCGGAGGGGAAGGATGGGACCCATGATCGACGAGGTCGCCGCAAGGCCTGAAAAGGAAAAAAAGAAAATGGACTCCAAGGAAGGCAAGGTCGAGGTCCGGAAGGTCGAAGTCGTCCGGCAGGATGCCCCTGCGGGCGAGAAAAAGCTCAAGATGAAGGCCGAGGGCGTTTGCGCTTGGTTCGGCACCAAGCAGGCCCTCTATGACGTCAACATGCCCATCTACGAGAAGGAAGTGACCGCCATCATCGGGCCCTCGGGTTGCGGCAAGTCCACCCTGATCCGCTGTTTCAACCGCATGCACGAGACGGTCCCGGGCTCGAAATTCGCCGGGGACATCTTCCTGGAACAGCAGAGCATCTTCGATCCCCGGATGGATCCGGTCGAGGTCAGGCGCCGGGTGGGGATGGTCTTCCAAAAACCCACCCCTTTTCCGACCCTTTCGATCTTCGACAATGTGGCCGTGGGGCTTCGCTTGAACGGCGTGCGGGACCGCAAGGTCCTGGAGGAGGTCGTGGAGCGCAGTCTGCGGAAGGCCGCCCTTTGGGAGGAAGTGAAGGATTCGCTGGGCAAGGCCGGCGGGGCCCTTTCGGGCGGGCAGCAGCAGCGCCTTTGCATCGCCCGGGCCTTGGCCATTGAACTGGAGGTCCTGCTGATGGACGAACCCTGTTCGGCCCTGGATCCCATCTCGACCACCAAGATCGAGGAATTGATCCACGAACTGCGCCAGAACTATACGATCATCATCGTGACCCACAACATGCAACAGGCCGCCAGGGTCTCGAACCGGACCGCCTTCATGCTCAACGGGAAGCTGATCGAATACGACGCGACGGAAAAGATGTTCACCAATCCCGAGAATAAACTGACGGAAGATTACATCACCGGCCGTTTCGGCTGAGGCGGGGTGTAGAATGGCGAGTGAAAGTATGGAATTGGAAGGAAAGAGAATGCAGATATCGTTCGACGAGGAATTGTCCCAGCTGAAGGAAAAGATCCTCTTCATGGGGAGCAAGGTGGAAGAGGCCATCCGCTTGGCCTTGAAATCCCTGGTGGACCGCGACTCCAAGCTGGCCCGGCAGGTCATCCAGGGCGACCGCGACATCAACGACATGGAGATCGAGGTGGACGAGATCTGCCACCGCCTTTTGGCCCTGCACCAGCCCATGGCCGGGGATATGCGGTTCGTGACCAGCGCCATGAAGATCAACGCGGACCTGGAGCGGATCGGCGACATGGCGGTCAACATCGCCGAGCGGGCCCTGACCCTCAATGAAGTGGCGCCCTTGAAGCCCTTCATCGACATCCCCCGGATGGCCTCGATCGCGCAGGAGATGGTCAAGGTGTCCCTGGATTCCTTGGTCAATCGGGACCCGGCGGCGGCCAAGAAGGTCTGCGAACGCGACGACGAGGTGGACAACCTGAACGACCAGATCATCCGGGAACTGATCAGCTACATGCTGGAGGACCGGGCCAACATCAAGCGGTCCTTGGACCTCATCCTGGTCTCGCGCTACCTGGAACGGGTGGCCGACCACGCCACCAACATCGCCGAGGACGTCATTTACATGGTGGCCGGCAAGGATATCCGTCACCATCGCGGCTGATCCCGCCGTCCCTTCCGTCGGGCCTTGTTAAATCCGTGGGGCTTTTAACATTGACGTAACATGGGCCCTGGGGCAAACTTGCCCCGCTCCAACAACCTTGGAACGGGGTGCCCATGTTCGACTTCCTGATCCCAAAAGAGTTCGGTTTTTTCGATGTTTTTGACCAACACGCGGCCACCTGCGTGGAAGGAAGCCGCATCCTCTGCGAAATGCTGGACCATTACGGGGACGCTCCCGCCAAGGCCCGGCGCATCAAGGATGTGGAACACCAGGCCGATGACATCACCCACCACACGGTCGAGATGCTCCATAAGACCTTCGTCACCCCCATCGACCGGGACCAGATCCATGAGCTGATCACCAACATGGACGACATCATGGACCTCATCGACGGGGCCGCCCGCCGGATGCTCCTTTATGATGTCCGCTCCATCCCCGCGGAACTGAAGGAACTGGCCAAGGTCCTCCACCATTCCACCCTGGAGCTCCAGGTCGCCATCAAGAGCCTCCGGAACCTCAAGAACGCCAAGGTCATCATCAAGGCCTGCATCGAGATCAATAAATTGGAGAACGACGGGGACGCCATCCGGGACGCGGCCATTGCCAAGCTCTTCCAGGAAGAAAAGGACGCGGTCCAGGTGCTGGTCTGGAAGGAGATCTACGAGGCCGTCGAGACCGCCATCGATCGTTGCGAGGACGTGGCCAATGTGATCGAGGGCGTCGTCCTCGAGAACGCCTGAACGACGGGGCTCC is part of the bacterium genome and encodes:
- the pstA gene encoding phosphate ABC transporter permease PstA; this translates as MIDHQTRRLWLDRAMVFLCGAAAFIAMIPLVSLILYVLVQGVHRLDLTFFTHLPTPVGVPGGGMGNAILGTLTLMLVASLLGLPIGILAGVYLSEYGKKNKFAWLVRFTSDVLSGVPSIVTGIVAYSLVVRPMHGFSALAGGVALGFMMIPIVTRTTEELVKMVPHSIREASWALGVPQWQTILAIVIRTAKNGILTGVLLSIARIAGETAPLLFTSFNNQYWPHGLIQPTASLTVQVFTYSISPFKDWQDQAWTGALVLLILVLTINLSAKLFFKNPRSALR
- the pstB gene encoding phosphate ABC transporter ATP-binding protein PstB, which translates into the protein MKAEGVCAWFGTKQALYDVNMPIYEKEVTAIIGPSGCGKSTLIRCFNRMHETVPGSKFAGDIFLEQQSIFDPRMDPVEVRRRVGMVFQKPTPFPTLSIFDNVAVGLRLNGVRDRKVLEEVVERSLRKAALWEEVKDSLGKAGGALSGGQQQRLCIARALAIELEVLLMDEPCSALDPISTTKIEELIHELRQNYTIIIVTHNMQQAARVSNRTAFMLNGKLIEYDATEKMFTNPENKLTEDYITGRFG
- a CDS encoding putative porin yields the protein MKRFWLLALLMAGMLALPLGSSASAQDEGTSMDDINSALGSMSAHMNDIDKQLKLKFFGDVRLRYAFIAQSSSTAGTTIADQSLGRYRARFGAAMTSGDFTGKIRIATGSNNSPWSQNNTFDTGMVTPFLTIDTAQIDWKPSFANGMLLVTAGKMGNPLTKSVITWDPDIQPEGALIQFQKSDFTLRATYFELVNQAPVTINGVAQKWDFFMDNVQAEYDIKMDKDSLGIMVGYEYIPNTTLLAANGLGFGSTTVFTSGVTDPGGVYRDFNVVEGMLTFKSKLGDVPMKWTLHMTDNLNGMNLPIAGNVYSSTFTNQYAWLLGVDFGQNKEVGEFAAGVFAAQVDPNAQLPTLVDDDSGRTNTQYLSGYCSTLLDPGVTLKLTQWVNGKEYYALISTASKHNPEFRTYLDCIVNL
- the phoU gene encoding phosphate signaling complex protein PhoU; this translates as MQISFDEELSQLKEKILFMGSKVEEAIRLALKSLVDRDSKLARQVIQGDRDINDMEIEVDEICHRLLALHQPMAGDMRFVTSAMKINADLERIGDMAVNIAERALTLNEVAPLKPFIDIPRMASIAQEMVKVSLDSLVNRDPAAAKKVCERDDEVDNLNDQIIRELISYMLEDRANIKRSLDLILVSRYLERVADHATNIAEDVIYMVAGKDIRHHRG
- a CDS encoding DUF47 family protein, which produces MFDFLIPKEFGFFDVFDQHAATCVEGSRILCEMLDHYGDAPAKARRIKDVEHQADDITHHTVEMLHKTFVTPIDRDQIHELITNMDDIMDLIDGAARRMLLYDVRSIPAELKELAKVLHHSTLELQVAIKSLRNLKNAKVIIKACIEINKLENDGDAIRDAAIAKLFQEEKDAVQVLVWKEIYEAVETAIDRCEDVANVIEGVVLENA
- the pstC gene encoding phosphate ABC transporter permease subunit PstC — its product is MNGSNELTGNEEVRNRTSSLFFLKSGFADKAFEGITAFFAFLILFLAVLTAFTLWKASAPTIEKMGWQFLTSSDWDPVQGVFGSLPFVYGTLLSSFLALLIATPFGIGISLFLTELSPMKWRDPVAFLIEILAAIPSVVYGLWGMFLLAPFMRVHVDPILMKTGLPFFKGPSTGLSLLTAGIILSIMILPTITAISREVFEAVPNPYRESARALGATRWETILLAVVSPARVGVLGAIMLALGRALGETMAVTMVIGNNPQIVADLLAPSHSMASVIANEFSEATSDLHISALAEIGLLLMVITLVLNIAANLLVWATAAKFQK
- the pstS gene encoding phosphate ABC transporter substrate-binding protein PstS; amino-acid sequence: MKNLQTILKGALAAAVMTATSLANAGSLNGAGATFPYPIYSKWFYEYNQKTGTAINYQSIGSGGGIQQMTNGTVDFGASDAPLTDEQVAKIKDGCMHFPTVAGAVALAYNVPGVSSGLKLTPAVLADMYMGAITKWNDPQIAEINEGVNLPDLNITVAHRSDGSGTTNIFTNYLTKVSVKWASTVGFGTAVKWPVGVGGKGNEGVAGLISQIPGTIGYVELAYAVKNKLSYAMLKNKSGKYVEPTLASTTAAVAGAKMPPDFRVMITNASGADAYPICGFTWLLIHKSYGEKAADIKGFLNWYLTTGEGMASELYYAPLPSAIIDRVKKKVDLIQ
- a CDS encoding phosphatase PAP2 family protein; amino-acid sequence: MASGILQKVTAWDGRLFERVFDNAHRRFWKAFFRVLSHSAESYSFLILGFLGVLLRPETLPWVMAGMIGFALELSAYYLLKKNIKRPRPFVQRPNVHFHIVPPDEFSFPSGHTGAAFLMAVLISGAFPFLMVPAVLWACLVGFSRVFLGVHYPTDVVAGMVLGVSSAFAGIHWVHSLLS